From Coriobacteriia bacterium:
AAGGGCCTCGGAGACGTCGCGTTTGTGTAGATGCACGAGAACCTGGGGGCCGCCGCTGGAAATGCGGCGGCCTTTGCTCTTGTGAGGGGGACAGGCATATGGACAACAAGCTATTTGGTACCTACGGAATCAAGCAGCTGGGCTATTACGTCGAGAGCATCGAGGAGACGGCCGAGCTATTCCATGGCCTACTGGGGGCAGGACCGTTCATAGACCTGGGCGTAAACGTGCCCGATACCTGCAAGGTACGCGGCATGGAGGAGCCCGTCGAGATGCGCACTGCCATTGGCTATCTAGGTGACATGGAGATCGAGCTCATCGAGGTTCTGAGCAATTGCCCGAGCCCGTATCAGGAGATGGGGCGCTATGGGCTTAACCATTACAGCATATGGGTCGACGATGTCGAGCAGGCCAAGGCCGACTTCAAGGAGCGCGGCTTCGAGATTGCCATGGAGCTCACGAGTGGTGCGGGATTGCACGTCGTGTATTTTGACATGCGCGAGACGCTGGGGCAGTACATCGAGGTGAACAATCCCAATGACCGTCTCGCGCAGATGGGCAAGGGCATTCATCAGAAGCTGGATGACCCGGCGCTCATTGGCGTCCAAGATGTCATGAAGATGGTGGCAGGCAGGGATTAGCAATGCAAATTACGTTACGAGAAATACCCATCGTTGGGATTGACAAGGCAGCGCGCGCGTTTATCGACGCGCATGAGAATCGCTACTTTGAAGTCTCCAATGATTTGTTCGTTATGGAAGGCCCCGTCGAGGAAGGCACGATTGCCTACCATGGAAGCGGGTCGCATGGCGGGCATATCGTGCTCAAGCCGTTCTACAAGCGCAAGAACGGCCGTTGGACATACCTGTACGGACCAGATAACAGCTGCCGAAAGAGCCAGAGCTCATTGGCAATTAAGGCATAGGAAAGGGTGATGCTTATGCCACGACAAGGAGACCGCGTCATTGTCGAGTATCGCGGCAAGCTCGATGATGGTACCGTTTTCGCGAGTACCAGGGACCAGGGAGAGCCGCTCGAATTCACCATCGGGGCGGGCATCATGCTTCCGGACTTCGAGATGGCCATCATGAACCTCAACCCCGGCGAGTCGGTGAGCATTCACGTTCCCGCGGCGCAAGGCTATGGGATGCGCGACGAGAGCCTTGTGATATCGATGCCCGTGACCTCGCTTCCCAACGGCGAGCCGCTGCCCGTCGGGGCTATGCTCGGCATTCAGGGACCCGATGGCGAGGTTATGCGCGTGCGCGTTGTCGAGGTGAACGACGACGAGGTCGTCCTCGATTGCAATCACGAGCTTGCGGGCGAGGCGCTCAACTTCGACATCACGCTCGTGGATGTGGAGGATGACGATGTCATGGAGCGCGAGAAGCACGCTGCCGGCTGCGCATGCGGTTGCGATAGGCTGCAGGAGTCGTTGAAAGCCGTCAAATAGCACGCCGAGTCGCATCAGGAAACGGGGATAGCGTGTCAGGAAACGGGGATAGCGACATGCAAATTGCATGTCGCTATCCCCGTTTCCTGACACGACCCATAGTGCAAGTTGTGCCCCGCGCCTCATCTTGCACCACGCGCGCACGCGGATTCGAAGCCCAATCGTGCAAGTTGTGCTCTACGCCTCATCTTGCACCACGCGGGCTGACACCGAGCCCACTCTTACGGTTAGTTCTGCATCAGATAAACAAAGAAGGTGCCCGGGAACCGCATGGCCCCCGGGCACCTCTTGTTGCGACAGGAAAGCTCGTCCTAGTCACTGATGTTGAAGACCACCTTGCAGTTGTCGTCACGTCCGCATGCCGCCTCGAAGGCGCGAATGGGCTCGTCGAGGGGATACTCTGCTGTCACGAGCCTCGACAGGTCATATTCGCCGTCGGCGAGCAAGTCGATGCACTCGCGAATGTCTTCGGGAGTATAGCCGCGCGCACCCTTGACCGTGAACTCCTTGCTCATGAACTCGTTGGGAAGGATGGTAAGCGACGTGGGGTCGAGCCCAAGCGTGGTGAAGGTCGACTTACCACGTCCCTTCTCGAGGTATTCGCCAAGAATCGACCCGAGGCCAGCGTAGTCGATGACGGCGTCGACATCGGCGCGCTCGTACGTGAACGGGCTTGCCGTGCCAAATCTCTCGGCTGCGATTTCGTATGAGTCCTTGTCCTGGTTGCAGTAGGCCTCCACGCCGAATCCACGCGCGAACTCGACACGCGAGGGCATGTACTCGACGGCGATGATGTCCTTGATGCCCTGGTGCCTCATGGCGGCCCATCCCATGAGGCCAATGGGGCCGGCACCAATCATCATCACCTTGTCGCCCGGTTTCACGCCGGCGCGGTTCTTGGTGTGCACGCCCACGCCCATTGGTTCGAGCAGCACGGCTGTCTTGAAGGGTACGTTGTCGGGCAAGATGAAAACCGTCTCGCCAAGGCGCGCGTCGACGGTGGATGCATACTCGGCAAAGCCACCGGCCATGCACGACTTGCGCGGATCTCCCTTGCAAAAGTCAGGGTTGACCCATACGCGATCGCCGATTTTGATGCCTTCGACCTCGTCGCCGACTTCGACGACGATTCCCACGAACTCATGACCAAACTGGACGTCTTTGCCCCATAGGCCGCCAGCAAGCGGGCCACGATTGTATGCGTGGATGTCCGACCCGCAGATGCTTGCCCGTGCCACCTCGATGGTGATCCCTTTGGGTCCGCATTCGGGAATGGGCAGCGTGACGCATTCCACTTTGCCGATGTCTCGGTACATCAACGCCTTCATGTTCCCTTCCATGTTCTCTCCAATCCACTCGGGTTTCCCTGTATGTCTAGGGTATAGAGCAGGGCTGTCGCGCGGTAGCGGACAAAGAGGGGGAGGTGGGAGGGTGTCTAGCATGAAACCGGCGTTTGATAAGCAGCGCTCAACATCTTGCCTGATATGTAACGTGCTGCATAGACTATGCATGTCGATTGCTGCGAGGAGAAAACGATTTGCCTCGACTGGCAATTGATTGAGTGTGCTGTCACGAGCATCATATGAGCCAGGATTCGTGGTGACAGATGCCTGTCCATCGCATTAGCTCCTTTTCCTCAACTGGGCGTCTTGACGTGTCTGGAATCATGTCGGGTGAGCCTTCCCCTCATGGAGTGAATCCGCCCCCCTTATGCGGATGCGCTGCCGGAATCGCCGGCAGCGCATCTGGATTTTGCGGCTCACTCCGACGATTCGCCGGATTTGTGGGCCGGATTTCATCTGGCCCACACAAGTTGCAGTGGGCTGCGTGGGCCGCATGGAATGCGGCCCCTGCGCAAAGGATGATTCGCGGGCGAAGACAAGTTCATGA
This genomic window contains:
- a CDS encoding peptidylprolyl isomerase, with amino-acid sequence MPRQGDRVIVEYRGKLDDGTVFASTRDQGEPLEFTIGAGIMLPDFEMAIMNLNPGESVSIHVPAAQGYGMRDESLVISMPVTSLPNGEPLPVGAMLGIQGPDGEVMRVRVVEVNDDEVVLDCNHELAGEALNFDITLVDVEDDDVMEREKHAAGCACGCDRLQESLKAVK